The stretch of DNA AAAGAAATGTACCCCAATTACTCCAAGCCGGCGCTGGAGACGGTCAGATAGCTTTGAACTGGTTGGAAGTTACAGGGGCCCACACATACACGGTTTACTGGAGTACGGAGCAAGCCCAGCACCTTAATAAATATACCGGTCAGGCAATACGAGTGAATCAGAACAGCTATGTACACTTGGGTCTGAATAATGGGGTTACATACCGATATGTGGTCACCGCTACCACCGATGAAGGGGAGAGTAAGGAATCCAACCTGGCCGAAGCAACTCCACAGCGCACACCTCCGGCTAAACCCAGTTCGATTTTGAGTAAAGGCGAAGACCAAAGGGTTACGATTCGCTGGAGCGCAGTCAATAGGGCGCAACGATACGATTTGGTATGGGATACCAACAGTTCTTTATCGACACCTAAAAGAATTCAGAACATACAAGCTCCCTATGTGCTTACGGGATTAAGCAATGGTCGGACCGTGTATTTTCAGTTAGTAGCGGTTAATTCCGGTGGTGAGGCTTATAGCGACACATCGAGTGTTACACCGGCTCCGCAGGTGCCTACCGCACCGATTGGACTGGGATTAACGGTGCAAGACAATGGTATTGAGTTGTCCTGGCGACAAGTGAGCAATGCAGTCGGCTATGATTTACTCTGGAGTCTCAGTTCCGGAGTAGATACTCAAAGCAACCGAATTGCCGGAGTGACTCCCCCTTATGTTCACGCACCGGTCGCGAATGGACAGACTTACTACTACCGTTTGCGAGCCGCTAATGCAGCCGGTTACAGTGTTTTGAGTGGCGAGATGAGTGCTACTGCCGGCCTTCCAGGCAGTGAGGCTGTGCCGTCGGAAGGTGCAGTCCCGGCCGAACCGGCCGGTTTGCTAATGACAGTCGGTAGCGGGCAGTTGGATCTAACCTGGCAATTACGACAGGGAGCACGTGGATATAATTTGTACTGGGCCACGGAAAGTACTCCAGGTATACCACCAACTATAGATACCCAATCCAATCGTATCGCGAACATTCTTCCGCCATACACTCACATTGGATTGATCAATGGTGAGCGTTACTATTATAGAGTCAGCGCTATCAATGATAGCGGTGAAAGCCCTTTGAGCCCTATGGTCAGTCAAATCCCTGAAGTGTTGGAACCGGGAGTGCCGTCTAATGTTACAGCCCTGGGTGGGGATGCTAACATTGCTATTAGGTGGAACCGAGTGCGGGATGCGCAAAGCTACACGCTTTATTATCAACCGGATGGTGGTACGGTTGTGGCAGTCGCAAATTTGACCGAACCGTTGTATATGATTAATGGTTTGGCGAATGGTACTCTGTACCATTTGCAAGTCAGCTCTACACACGCTCAAAGTGGAGAAAGTCCGCGATCCGAGCAATTGACCGTCACCCCACAAGTGGATCCGGTCAGTGCCCCGGTACAAGTGCAGGCTATCCCGGGAGAGTCACAGGTGCTGGTGCGTTTTGACACCAGTGCATATTCGTCATTGGGCGCAGGGAAAGCGGTACAAAGTTACCGCTTGTATTACAGTACCTCTCCAGGCGCTCAATCCGGCACGGATTATATTAGTATTGATGCCGTTACAATCACAACTGACACTGCAAGTTACTTGCATAGCGGGTTGACCAATGGGCGTCGTTATTATTATACCATTAGTGCTGTGAATGCCGGTGGCGAGAGCGCCTTAAGTCGGGAGGTATGGGCTCAACCTCAGGTGGCAGTACCAGGTGCACCGAGAAATGTTGAAGTGCAGGAAAATGACAGCGAATTAACCCTGTTCTGGCAGGTGCCGGAAGGAGCTGTGCCAACGAATTACAATGTATACTGGTCACAAACCTTATCTAATGGTCAAAGAACCCAGCCAGTAGTAATTCCTAATGTTGGTGTTGAAGTCAGCGCGGGGCAATATCAGTTTACAATTACCGGACTTGTCAATAACACTCAATACTATGTGCAGGTCAAAGCTTTTAATGATGGTGGGGAAGGGCTTAGTTCCACCGAGTTGGGTGCCATACCTCATATTGTTGCACCATCCGGTGTTCCCACATCACTCAGTGCCCAAGCTCAAGCTAATCAGGTTAGTCTGAGCTGGGATTGGGACAATGCCACACAGGGCAGTGCACCACCGCACTATCGTTTGTATTGGAGTACACAATCATCAACCTCTTTGCAAAACAGTGCCTGGATCGACGGTGTTCAACCTGGTTATGTACATCAGGGGCTTACCAATGGTCAGGCGTACTATTATCGTGTTGCCGCGCTTAATGATGGCGGAGAGGGACCCGTCAGTACAGCTATTCAGGCAGTACCTTTGCCTGATCCTCCGGGCCAGGTGAATGGGTTTCAGGTACAAGGTAGTGACGCTGCGGTAGTGCTTACATGGAATCCAGTCTCAGGAGCGGATGCCTATAATATTTATTGGAGCACTAATCCCGGGTTGGCTCTTGGGAGTTGGAACAAACTAACGGGATTAAATCCCGGCGATCAGCATCTGTCTCTGGAAAATGGTTTAACCTATTACTATGTCGTGACCGCTGTTAATTTAGGCGGGGAAAGTGATTCCAGTGTAATGCTCAGCGCATCACCACAAATACCGGCACCATCGGCACCGCAGGGCTTGGCTGCTACATCAGATAATACGCAGGTTATTGTGGCGTGGGAAACAGAGTTAGGTTTAAGCTACAATTTGTACTGGGTAAACAATGCGGTCGATGATCCTTATACTCAAGGGCAGGTGATAAGCAATATTAGGCCCGCGTATTTACACAGCGGACTGGTAAATAACACTGTTTATCGCTACGTTGTAACCGCTGTAAATGCCGGTGGTGAAAGTGCACCCAGTCAAGTTGTAAGAGCAACGCCACAAGCATTACAGACAGGTGCTCCCGCAGCACTCGTGGCAGTAGCCGCAGACACACAGGTGACTTTGAGCTGGCAAGCTGCGCCATCAGCTACGGTAAATACTCGCTATACCCTTTATGTAAGCGACAGCCCCGGCACCGGCACTGCTGGAACTGCTATCCCAAATGTAATTAGTCCTTATATTCATACAGGTTTAAACAACGGTACACAGTACTACTATGTCGTCACTGCCATTGAAGATGTAGAAAGTGCAGCTTCAAACGAAGCTACTGCTATGCCTATGCCGCCGGAACCGTCAGTACCGGTAGGATTGGCGGCCATCGGGGGGGATACGGTTGTTACTTTGAGCTGGAGTGCTTCCGAAAACGCGAACGCATACACTTTGTTCTGGGATACTGTAGCTGATTTTAGCAGTGCCGCATCTATCCCACTCGGTAATGTGTTGGCGTATCGACACAGTGGACTCAGTAACGGGGTTACTTATTACTACCGGTTACGGGCTCACAATGGTCCTTCGAGCAGCGCATTTGGTTATACCGTCAGTACCGTTACTGTCGCACCGGTCGTAAACACTGCACCGTTGGTGCAAATTGACAATCCGGCCGCAGATATCAGTATTATTGTCGGTCAAAGTGTTAATTTTCAGTCTACTGCGAGTGATGCGGAAGATGATGCGGATGGTCGGGCTTTGGCATATCAATGGGATTTCGGCAGCAACAGCGGCTTGACCTCCAGTCAGGTAGCGGATCCAGGGCCACGTCGGTTTCAAACGCCAGGTGGGTATACGGTCAGTCTTACCGTTACCGACAGTGGTGGACTAAGCACCACAGTGACTCGGGTCGTTAATGTGTTGTTGAATAGTGAACCTAACGGGACCATCCTGTTGCCGACGCAAAATGTTCTAATTAACACAGGCGAGAGTGTTAATTTTAGTGGGCAGGGTTTGGATCCCGACAACCATAATCCCCTGAGTTATAGTTGGCGATTTGGGAATAACAGTGGGATAGCAGACAGTAACTTAGCGGATCCAGGGCTCAAAACATTTAATTACCCCGGAATTCATATAGTACGATTTACAGTTTCGGATGCTTTGGGGTTGAGCGATTCCACGCCTGCCGTCATTACGGTTCAGGTAAATGCGCCCCCGCTGGTACAAATAGACAGTCCGGCACAGGATTTAGCTATCTCCCAAGGCCAAAGCGTGGATTTCCAAGCCACAGCAAGCGATCCGGAAGACGGTCGTAACGGGCTTAGCTTTTTGTGGAATTTTGGCACCGGCAGTGGATTGAGCCCAAGTACCCAGGAAGATCCCGGAGCCTTGGTATTCAATAACATTGGCACGCATCAAGTAACTTTAATAGTAACCGATCAATACGGTGCACAAAGCCGGGTCAGTCGCAGTGTTAGTGTAGATGGAGTAAACCAGAATCCCACTATAAACAGTCCCACAATGGTAGAAGGTGTATATGCGGTCAGCATGGACGAGGATGGAAGTCCTGTGGCATTTACACCGATCAATATCAATGCGACCGACCCTGAGGCACAAAATCTAAGCTGGCGAATAGCGCCATTACCCAGTCCGCAACCTCAACTGGGTACACCCAGCTTCAGCAATACTACAGCCAATGGCAGTTCCACTACATTGAATTATGCAGTCAACACCGATGCCAATGGCGTGGATCAATTTGATGTAGAAGTACAGGACGGTTTTGGCGGCAGGGCCTTACTTCGAATTGAAGTCAATATTTCCGCTCAAAATGACCAGCCCAGTATCACTACTAACCAGCTAACTATTAACGAAGGCCAAACATTGGTACTAAACAGTGTCGCATCGGCTCTCAATCTGGAAGCCGACGATGTGGATAATACGGCTGCCCAATTGATTTATAATATCGTTTCTGTCGGTTCGGGCCAGTTCGAGACGGTGAGTGCTCCAGGTACGGCCGTAACCAGTTTTACTCACCAGCAAGTTTTGGATCAACAGGTTCAGTTTGTACATAACGATGGTGATCCGGCTCCAAGTTACAGCCTAACCATAGAAGACAGCAGTGGAATTGCGTCTTCAGAAAGTGTTGCCCAAATCAATTTTACTGCCTTACCGGATACCACACCGGACCCGTTTAGTTTCATCGACCAAGCCGGCGCTACTGTAAATACTTTCTATACCTCAAGTATCACGGTTACAGGCATCAATCGATCGGTGCCAATCAGTATAAGCGGGGGGGAGTATGCAATCGACGGAGGCGCGTTTACTTCACTCGCTGGAAATATAAGTAATGGGCAGACTGTGGCAGTTCGCTTGTTATCTCCGGCTACTCTGTCAGCTACCACGAATGCCGTGTTGAGTATTGGTGGCGTGTCCGATACGTTTAGTGTGTCCACTCTGGCAGCCGACACAACACCGGATGTGTTCACTTTTACATCGCAAACTAACGCACCCCTGGACAGTGCGGTTGTGTCCAATGCTATCACTGTTAACGGGATTAATACTGCTACCAGTATCAGCATTACCGGAGGCGAATATTCTATTGGAGGTGCTGCTTATACCTCAGCAATGGGTACTGTGAATAATGGACAGAGCGTGACTGTCCGGTTGACTTCTTCTGCTGCACCTTCCACTACTACAACAGCGACCCTATCAATCGGTGGTGTGGACGGTATATTTAGTGTCACCACCAGCGTCAGCGATTCTATACCGGACGCGTTCGGCTTTACCTCGCAAACCGGGGTGGAGTTAAACACTCAGGTGGTTTCAAATGCCATAACAGTGTCCGGGATCAATGTTGCAGTCCCTATATCAA from Gammaproteobacteria bacterium encodes:
- a CDS encoding fibronectin type III domain-containing protein, whose protein sequence is MKRQKPVPLATKLLVWSFSLLALVSCSEDQSLPEQRNVPQLLQAGAGDGQIALNWLEVTGAHTYTVYWSTEQAQHLNKYTGQAIRVNQNSYVHLGLNNGVTYRYVVTATTDEGESKESNLAEATPQRTPPAKPSSILSKGEDQRVTIRWSAVNRAQRYDLVWDTNSSLSTPKRIQNIQAPYVLTGLSNGRTVYFQLVAVNSGGEAYSDTSSVTPAPQVPTAPIGLGLTVQDNGIELSWRQVSNAVGYDLLWSLSSGVDTQSNRIAGVTPPYVHAPVANGQTYYYRLRAANAAGYSVLSGEMSATAGLPGSEAVPSEGAVPAEPAGLLMTVGSGQLDLTWQLRQGARGYNLYWATESTPGIPPTIDTQSNRIANILPPYTHIGLINGERYYYRVSAINDSGESPLSPMVSQIPEVLEPGVPSNVTALGGDANIAIRWNRVRDAQSYTLYYQPDGGTVVAVANLTEPLYMINGLANGTLYHLQVSSTHAQSGESPRSEQLTVTPQVDPVSAPVQVQAIPGESQVLVRFDTSAYSSLGAGKAVQSYRLYYSTSPGAQSGTDYISIDAVTITTDTASYLHSGLTNGRRYYYTISAVNAGGESALSREVWAQPQVAVPGAPRNVEVQENDSELTLFWQVPEGAVPTNYNVYWSQTLSNGQRTQPVVIPNVGVEVSAGQYQFTITGLVNNTQYYVQVKAFNDGGEGLSSTELGAIPHIVAPSGVPTSLSAQAQANQVSLSWDWDNATQGSAPPHYRLYWSTQSSTSLQNSAWIDGVQPGYVHQGLTNGQAYYYRVAALNDGGEGPVSTAIQAVPLPDPPGQVNGFQVQGSDAAVVLTWNPVSGADAYNIYWSTNPGLALGSWNKLTGLNPGDQHLSLENGLTYYYVVTAVNLGGESDSSVMLSASPQIPAPSAPQGLAATSDNTQVIVAWETELGLSYNLYWVNNAVDDPYTQGQVISNIRPAYLHSGLVNNTVYRYVVTAVNAGGESAPSQVVRATPQALQTGAPAALVAVAADTQVTLSWQAAPSATVNTRYTLYVSDSPGTGTAGTAIPNVISPYIHTGLNNGTQYYYVVTAIEDVESAASNEATAMPMPPEPSVPVGLAAIGGDTVVTLSWSASENANAYTLFWDTVADFSSAASIPLGNVLAYRHSGLSNGVTYYYRLRAHNGPSSSAFGYTVSTVTVAPVVNTAPLVQIDNPAADISIIVGQSVNFQSTASDAEDDADGRALAYQWDFGSNSGLTSSQVADPGPRRFQTPGGYTVSLTVTDSGGLSTTVTRVVNVLLNSEPNGTILLPTQNVLINTGESVNFSGQGLDPDNHNPLSYSWRFGNNSGIADSNLADPGLKTFNYPGIHIVRFTVSDALGLSDSTPAVITVQVNAPPLVQIDSPAQDLAISQGQSVDFQATASDPEDGRNGLSFLWNFGTGSGLSPSTQEDPGALVFNNIGTHQVTLIVTDQYGAQSRVSRSVSVDGVNQNPTINSPTMVEGVYAVSMDEDGSPVAFTPININATDPEAQNLSWRIAPLPSPQPQLGTPSFSNTTANGSSTTLNYAVNTDANGVDQFDVEVQDGFGGRALLRIEVNISAQNDQPSITTNQLTINEGQTLVLNSVASALNLEADDVDNTAAQLIYNIVSVGSGQFETVSAPGTAVTSFTHQQVLDQQVQFVHNDGDPAPSYSLTIEDSSGIASSESVAQINFTALPDTTPDPFSFIDQAGATVNTFYTSSITVTGINRSVPISISGGEYAIDGGAFTSLAGNISNGQTVAVRLLSPATLSATTNAVLSIGGVSDTFSVSTLAADTTPDVFTFTSQTNAPLDSAVVSNAITVNGINTATSISITGGEYSIGGAAYTSAMGTVNNGQSVTVRLTSSAAPSTTTTATLSIGGVDGIFSVTTSVSDSIPDAFGFTSQTGVELNTQVVSNAITVSGINVAVPISIAGGQYSVDGGAFTTVAGTITNGQTVAVRLTSAAVTLTDTTATITIGGVGATFTATTGDNTPNAFGFPTQTGIELNTQVVSNAITVTGIDITAPISIAGGQYAIDGGAFTTVVGTITSGQTVTVRLTSASVPLTDTTTTLTIGGVSGTFTATTGNNTPNAFGFITQTGIELNTQVVSNAITVTGIDITAPISIAGGQYAIDGGAFTTVAGTITSGQTVVVRLTSASVPLTDTTTTLTIGGVSGTFTATTGNNTPNAFGFTTQTGIELNTQVVSNATAVTGINIAAPISIAGGQYAINGAAFTTVAGTITNGQTVTVRITSASVPMTDTFA